The following are from one region of the Dreissena polymorpha isolate Duluth1 chromosome 2, UMN_Dpol_1.0, whole genome shotgun sequence genome:
- the LOC127867307 gene encoding leucine-rich melanocyte differentiation-associated protein-like → MEEMTRRQNLAHQKLTEIPEDIVDRTAQLVEELDLSYNRISDLRFLLAYTKLQSLVLDHNCVTSHTQFPDMPHLHTLWLNHNKIQNLSVFISTISKKCTNLRYLSMMNNPAAPSYFNNGTFEQYTDYRHFVISRLPKLQMLDDTKIDDKERSEAERVYRPVRKKKAANPS, encoded by the exons ATGGAAGAAATGACCAGGAGACAAAACTTGGCTCATCAGAAGCTAACCGAGATACCAGAGGACATAGTGGACCGTACTGCTCAGTTGGTTGAAGAACTAGATCTTTCCTATAACAGAATCTC TGATTTACGTTTCTTGTTGGCGTACACCAAACTACAATCACTTGTGTTGGACCATAATTGTGTCACATCTCACACACAGTTCCCTGACATGCCTCATCTGCACACCTTATGGTTGAACCACAACAAAATACAGAACCTTA GTGTTTTTATATCTACCATTTCGAAGAAGTGTACCAATCTGCGGTACCTGTCAATGATGAACAATCCTGCAGCACCCAGTTATTTCAATAACGGGACATTCGAACAATACACAGACTACAG GCATTTTGTGATCAGTCGGCTTCCAAAGCTTCAGATGTTGGATGATACGAAAATCGATGACAAGGAGCGAAGTGAGGCAGAGAGGGTGTACAGACCg GTCCGAAAGAAAAAGGCAGCCAATCCATCTTAG
- the LOC127870404 gene encoding uncharacterized protein LOC127870404 has protein sequence MFTFLSRSQIISQETDQEEINNPPVLPGRIGVNYTEHEILAGNSSEYIDWNNPDSIEMQESHNNSEEVNIDQSVDTADTSSENRIISLNDLSAGPNVSPVIDDNNMGTENVPSFDRTEETTDSAIEERVIDDRRNTHLPYARIISERVFGEITEALLSK, from the exons atgtttacttttttaagtCGGTCTCAAATTATTTCGCAGGAAACAGACCAAGAGGAAATAAATAATCCGCCGGTCCTTCCGGGAAGAATCGGTGTTAATTACACCGAACATGAAATTCTCGCT GGCAATTCAAGTGAATACATTGATTGGAATAATCCGGATTCAATTGAAATGCAAGAGTCACATAATAACTCAGAAGAAGTGAATATTGACCAAAGCGTCGATACGGCAGACACTTCTTCGGAAAACAGAATCATCAGTCTCAATGACCTGTCTGCAGGACCTAACGTATCGCCTGTTATTGATGACAACAACATGGGCACTGAGAATGTACCATCGTTCGACAGGACGGAAGAAACAACAGATTCTGCAATAGAAGAACGTGTAATTGATGATAGGAGAAATACGCATTTGCCTTATGCGAGGATTATTTCGGAACGTGTTTTCGGGGAAATTACAGAAGCACTGTTGAGTAAATAA